The following coding sequences lie in one Paracidovorax avenae genomic window:
- a CDS encoding ABC transporter ATP-binding protein, with translation MNAQNLLQIGQLRGGYSEVDIIHGIDLAVAPGQIVTIAGTNGAGKSTLVKALLGLLPRVAGSIHLDGRDITRLSAEDRFDAGLAYVPQVANVFPSLTVRENLQVVRGVKHLKQRMEQVLADFPALVERLPQPASNLSGGERQQLAFARALMPSPRIMVLDEPTAALAPSLVGKVFDMVQRLPAAGVAVLMVEQRARQALAISQQGYILDQGRCVLHGPAQELLEDQRMAQLYLGSH, from the coding sequence ATGAATGCACAAAACCTGCTGCAGATCGGGCAGCTGCGCGGCGGCTATTCCGAAGTGGACATCATCCACGGCATCGACCTGGCGGTGGCGCCGGGGCAGATCGTGACCATCGCCGGTACCAACGGCGCGGGCAAGTCCACGCTGGTGAAGGCGCTGCTGGGCCTGCTGCCGCGCGTGGCGGGCTCCATCCACCTCGATGGCCGCGACATCACGCGGCTGTCGGCCGAGGACCGATTCGACGCAGGCCTGGCCTACGTGCCCCAGGTGGCGAACGTGTTCCCCTCGCTCACCGTGCGCGAGAATCTGCAGGTGGTGCGCGGCGTCAAGCACCTGAAGCAGCGCATGGAGCAGGTGCTGGCCGACTTCCCCGCGCTGGTGGAGCGGCTGCCGCAGCCGGCGAGCAACCTCTCGGGCGGCGAGCGCCAGCAGCTGGCCTTCGCCCGCGCGCTGATGCCGTCGCCGCGCATCATGGTGCTGGACGAGCCCACGGCCGCTCTCGCGCCCTCGCTGGTCGGCAAGGTGTTCGACATGGTGCAGCGGCTGCCGGCCGCCGGCGTGGCCGTGCTGATGGTGGAGCAGCGCGCGCGGCAGGCGCTCGCCATCAGCCAGCAGGGCTATATCCTGGACCAGGGCCGCTGCGTGCTGCACGGCCCAGCGCAGGAGCTGCTGGAAGACCAGCGCATGGCGCAGCTGTACCTGGGCAGCCACTGA
- a CDS encoding universal stress protein — MSYRRILIATDGSDLSAKAVEHGLSLARLSGGRVVALKVVPRYPRSYFEGGSPVDAAEARRIESQWATNAQALVDGIRQLGDAQGVKVKPVVTKSDLVAEAIIAAATKHDCDLIVMASHGRKGIKRLLLGSETQHVLTHSKVPVLVLR; from the coding sequence ATGTCCTACCGCCGCATCCTCATCGCCACCGACGGCTCCGACCTGTCCGCCAAGGCCGTCGAGCACGGGCTGTCCCTGGCGCGGCTCTCGGGCGGCCGCGTGGTCGCGCTCAAGGTCGTGCCGCGCTACCCGCGCAGCTATTTCGAAGGCGGCTCGCCGGTGGATGCCGCCGAGGCCCGGCGCATCGAGAGCCAGTGGGCCACCAACGCCCAGGCGCTGGTGGACGGCATCCGGCAGCTGGGCGACGCCCAGGGGGTCAAGGTCAAGCCCGTGGTGACCAAGTCGGACCTCGTCGCCGAGGCGATCATCGCCGCAGCCACCAAGCACGACTGCGACCTCATCGTGATGGCCTCGCACGGCCGCAAGGGCATCAAGCGCCTGCTGCTGGGCAGCGAGACCCAGCACGTGCTCACGCACTCGAAGGTGCCCGTGCTCGTGCTGCGCTGA
- a CDS encoding heavy metal translocating P-type ATPase: MMSDPSAPAGADDSAAELLDDPQEWPAFGRPVSAQAGSAAQPARDSEGVWESHVVLGGMHCAACALTVEDALRAVPGVLQAEVSAATHRARVVWDARHVRPSGWMAAVARAGYPALPAMDALAREQRRREGRRALWRWLVAGLCMMQVMMYAWPAYVAQPGDLTAEMERLLRWASWVITLPMMIFSCGPFFSSALRDLRLRRVSMDLPVALGMGITFVVSTAGTFDPAGAFGREVYYDSLTMFVFFLLTGRWLEMRLRDRTAGALEAVMNRLPDSVERRGTDGAFTRVAVRRLAVGDVVRILPGEAFPADGRIERGSTQVDEALLTGESTPVRRAEGAAVTAGSYNLRAPVEVRVERVGGDTRFAEIVALMEAASAQKPRLAQLADRIARPFLVGVLLAAGLAAAWWWKTDPEHALMVAVAVLIVTCPCALSLATPVAMLTAAGALARQGVLVRNLQALEALAAVDTVVFDKTGTLTQDGIRIAGVHPAQGFTQADALALAAALARHSLHPLSRALVEAAGPQGEGAGARWRLSDVREVAGRGLVARVYDLQGLRAPAVLRLGRAVDAGAAATQRVALGAEPLPACSPAGSPMDGTVPAGASLAAWPAEVASFDWREDLRPDAAGVVTRLREAGLSVELLSGDRADAVARVAASAGIDAARGDCSPQDKLDRMRALQAAGRHVAMVGDGLNDGPVLAGAHVSFAFGRAVPLARSRSDFVVMGDQLAMVERSVRLARRTLRVVRQNLAWAAAYNALCVPLAVAGWMPAWLAGLGMALSSLLVVANAARLARGAGSDAGTAAPGADAALRPASAPLAQGAV, translated from the coding sequence ATGATGTCCGATCCTTCCGCGCCGGCGGGCGCCGACGATTCCGCTGCCGAGCTGCTCGACGATCCGCAGGAGTGGCCTGCCTTCGGGCGCCCCGTGAGCGCACAGGCCGGCAGCGCGGCGCAGCCGGCGCGCGACAGCGAAGGTGTCTGGGAGTCGCACGTGGTGCTCGGGGGCATGCATTGCGCGGCCTGCGCGCTCACGGTGGAGGATGCGTTGCGTGCCGTGCCCGGCGTGCTGCAGGCCGAGGTGAGCGCAGCCACGCACCGCGCGCGGGTGGTGTGGGATGCCCGGCACGTGCGCCCGTCGGGCTGGATGGCCGCGGTGGCCCGCGCCGGCTACCCCGCTTTGCCGGCGATGGATGCGCTGGCGCGCGAGCAGCGCCGCCGCGAGGGCCGCCGTGCCCTGTGGCGCTGGCTGGTGGCGGGCTTGTGCATGATGCAGGTGATGATGTACGCGTGGCCCGCGTACGTGGCGCAGCCGGGCGACCTCACGGCCGAGATGGAGCGGCTGCTGCGCTGGGCCTCCTGGGTCATCACGCTGCCGATGATGATCTTCTCGTGCGGCCCGTTCTTCTCCAGCGCGCTGCGCGACCTGCGCCTGCGCCGCGTGAGCATGGACCTGCCGGTGGCGCTGGGCATGGGCATCACCTTCGTGGTGAGCACGGCGGGCACTTTCGATCCGGCCGGCGCCTTCGGCCGCGAGGTCTATTACGACTCGCTGACCATGTTCGTGTTCTTCCTGCTCACCGGCCGCTGGCTGGAGATGCGGCTGCGCGACCGCACGGCGGGCGCGCTGGAAGCGGTGATGAACCGCCTGCCCGACAGCGTGGAGCGGCGCGGCACCGATGGCGCGTTCACGCGCGTGGCCGTGCGCCGGCTCGCGGTGGGCGATGTGGTCCGCATCCTGCCGGGCGAGGCCTTCCCGGCCGACGGCCGCATCGAGCGCGGCAGCACGCAGGTGGACGAGGCGCTGCTCACGGGGGAGTCGACCCCGGTGCGGCGCGCGGAAGGCGCGGCCGTGACGGCCGGCAGCTACAACCTGCGCGCGCCCGTGGAGGTGCGCGTGGAGCGCGTCGGCGGCGATACCCGCTTCGCCGAGATCGTCGCGCTGATGGAGGCCGCTTCCGCGCAGAAGCCGCGCCTGGCGCAACTGGCCGACCGCATCGCGCGGCCCTTCCTGGTGGGGGTGCTGCTGGCTGCGGGCCTGGCTGCGGCGTGGTGGTGGAAGACCGACCCGGAACACGCACTCATGGTCGCGGTGGCGGTGCTCATCGTGACCTGCCCGTGCGCGCTTTCGCTCGCCACGCCGGTGGCCATGCTCACGGCGGCGGGCGCACTCGCGCGGCAGGGCGTGCTGGTGCGCAACCTGCAGGCCCTGGAGGCGCTGGCGGCCGTGGACACGGTCGTGTTCGACAAGACCGGCACGCTGACGCAGGACGGCATCCGGATCGCGGGCGTGCATCCGGCGCAGGGCTTCACGCAGGCGGATGCGCTGGCCCTGGCGGCGGCGCTGGCGCGGCACTCGCTGCATCCGCTCTCCCGCGCGCTGGTGGAGGCGGCCGGGCCGCAGGGAGAGGGCGCCGGCGCGCGCTGGCGGCTGAGCGATGTGCGCGAAGTGGCGGGGCGGGGCCTGGTCGCGCGGGTGTATGACCTGCAGGGCCTGCGGGCGCCTGCCGTGCTGCGCCTGGGCCGGGCCGTGGATGCCGGTGCAGCCGCCACGCAGCGGGTGGCCCTGGGCGCAGAGCCTTTGCCGGCCTGTTCCCCGGCCGGTTCCCCGATGGACGGGACGGTGCCTGCCGGCGCGTCCCTCGCCGCGTGGCCCGCGGAGGTCGCATCTTTCGACTGGCGGGAGGATCTGCGGCCCGACGCGGCCGGTGTCGTCACGCGCCTGCGCGAGGCCGGCCTGTCGGTTGAGCTGCTGTCCGGCGACCGCGCCGATGCAGTGGCGCGAGTGGCCGCCAGCGCGGGCATCGACGCCGCGCGCGGCGATTGCTCGCCGCAGGACAAGCTCGACCGCATGCGCGCGCTGCAGGCCGCCGGCCGGCATGTGGCGATGGTGGGCGACGGCCTCAACGACGGTCCGGTGCTCGCGGGCGCGCATGTGTCGTTCGCCTTCGGCCGGGCCGTGCCGCTCGCGCGGTCGCGTTCGGATTTCGTGGTGATGGGCGACCAGCTCGCGATGGTCGAGCGCAGCGTGCGGCTCGCGCGGCGCACGCTGCGCGTGGTGCGGCAGAACCTGGCCTGGGCCGCGGCCTACAACGCGCTGTGCGTGCCATTGGCCGTGGCCGGCTGGATGCCGGCCTGGCTCGCGGGGCTGGGCATGGCGCTCAGTTCTCTGCTGGTGGTGGCGAACGCGGCGCGCCTCGCGCGGGGCGCGGGCAGCGATGCCGGCACGGCCGCCCCGGGGGCGGACGCAGCCCTGCGGCCCGCCTCCGCGCCCCTGGCGCAGGGAGCCGTGTGA
- the ccoS gene encoding cbb3-type cytochrome oxidase assembly protein CcoS, which translates to MDILYLLIPLSVVLVLLILVGLWWAIDRGQFDNVEQEGERILRDD; encoded by the coding sequence ATGGACATCCTGTACCTGCTGATTCCGCTGTCGGTCGTGCTCGTGCTGCTGATCCTGGTCGGGCTCTGGTGGGCCATCGACCGGGGGCAATTCGACAACGTCGAACAGGAAGGCGAACGCATTCTTCGGGACGATTGA
- the ccoN gene encoding cytochrome-c oxidase, cbb3-type subunit I, translating into MDSSVSNAAHYNDTVVRQFSIMAVVWGVVGMLVGVVIAAQLAWPELNFGIPWLSYGRLRPLHTNAVIFAFGGCALFATSYYVVQRTGQVRLFAGPLASFTFWGWQAVIVAAAISLPLGYTTGKEYAELEWPIDILITLVWVSYAIVFFGTVGKRRVKHIYVANWFFGGFILAVALLHVVNSAEVPAGWMKSYSAYAGVQDAMVQWWYGHNAVGFFLTAGFLGMMYYFIPKQAGRPVYSYRLSIVHFWALIFTYMWAGPHHLHYTALPDWTQSVGMVFSLILLAPSWGGMINGIMTLSGAWHKLRDDPILRFLIVSLSFYGMATFEGPMMSIKTVNALSHYTDWTVGHVHAGALGWVGLITMGSLYYLVPRLFGREKMHSIKAIELHFWMATIGIVLYIAAMWIAGVMQGLMWRAVNADGTLTYTFVESVKATYPFYVIRFAGGLLYLAGMVVMAWNVWKTAMAGRSVKVQIPAVAPAHA; encoded by the coding sequence ATGGATTCTTCTGTCTCGAATGCCGCGCACTACAACGACACGGTCGTGCGGCAGTTTTCAATCATGGCCGTGGTGTGGGGGGTGGTCGGCATGCTGGTGGGCGTGGTCATCGCCGCGCAGCTCGCCTGGCCCGAACTCAACTTCGGCATTCCGTGGCTCAGCTACGGCCGCCTGCGCCCGCTGCACACCAACGCGGTGATCTTCGCGTTCGGCGGCTGCGCGCTGTTCGCCACCAGCTACTACGTGGTGCAGCGCACGGGGCAGGTGCGCCTGTTCGCGGGTCCGCTCGCCTCCTTCACGTTCTGGGGCTGGCAGGCGGTGATCGTGGCCGCGGCCATCAGCCTGCCGCTGGGCTACACCACGGGCAAGGAATACGCCGAGCTCGAGTGGCCGATCGACATCCTGATCACGCTGGTGTGGGTGTCGTACGCCATCGTGTTCTTCGGCACCGTGGGCAAGCGCCGCGTGAAGCACATCTACGTGGCCAACTGGTTCTTCGGCGGCTTCATCCTCGCGGTGGCGCTGCTGCACGTGGTCAACAGCGCGGAAGTGCCCGCGGGCTGGATGAAGAGCTACTCCGCCTATGCGGGCGTGCAGGACGCGATGGTGCAGTGGTGGTACGGCCACAATGCCGTGGGCTTCTTCCTCACCGCCGGCTTCCTGGGGATGATGTACTACTTCATCCCGAAGCAGGCCGGCCGCCCGGTGTACAGCTATCGCCTTTCGATCGTGCACTTCTGGGCGCTGATCTTCACGTACATGTGGGCGGGCCCCCACCACCTGCACTACACCGCGCTGCCCGACTGGACGCAGTCCGTGGGCATGGTGTTCTCGCTGATCCTGCTGGCCCCCAGCTGGGGCGGGATGATCAACGGGATCATGACCCTGTCGGGCGCATGGCACAAGCTGCGCGACGACCCCATCCTGCGCTTCCTGATCGTGTCGCTGTCGTTCTACGGCATGGCCACGTTCGAGGGCCCGATGATGTCCATCAAGACGGTGAACGCCCTGAGCCACTACACCGACTGGACCGTGGGCCACGTACACGCCGGCGCGCTCGGCTGGGTGGGCCTGATCACCATGGGCTCGCTCTACTACCTCGTGCCGCGCCTGTTCGGCCGCGAGAAGATGCACTCCATCAAGGCGATCGAGCTGCACTTCTGGATGGCCACCATCGGCATCGTGCTCTACATCGCCGCCATGTGGATCGCCGGCGTGATGCAGGGCCTGATGTGGCGCGCGGTGAATGCCGACGGCACGCTCACCTACACCTTCGTCGAGAGCGTCAAGGCCACCTATCCCTTCTACGTCATCCGCTTCGCCGGCGGCCTGCTGTACCTCGCGGGCATGGTGGTGATGGCCTGGAACGTGTGGAAGACCGCCATGGCCGGCCGTTCGGTCAAGGTGCAGATCCCGGCCGTGGCACCCGCCCACGCCTGA
- the ccoO gene encoding cytochrome-c oxidase, cbb3-type subunit II, giving the protein MSDNTTTKAGFSHEKIETNNFLMIVLIVLVVAVGGLAEIVPLFFQKSTTEPVNGVQPYTATQLLGRDIYLREGCYNCHSQMIRPFRAETLRYGHYSVAGEFVYDHPFQWGSKRTGPDLHRVGGKYSDEWHRIHLNNPRDVVPESNMPAYPWLEKTAVDPSVAAPRMKALRTVGVPYTDEQIAGAADEVKGKTELDVLVAYLQVMGRALK; this is encoded by the coding sequence ATGTCCGACAACACAACGACAAAAGCCGGCTTCTCCCACGAGAAGATCGAGACCAACAACTTCCTCATGATCGTGCTGATCGTGCTGGTGGTGGCCGTCGGCGGCCTGGCGGAGATCGTGCCGCTGTTCTTCCAGAAGTCCACCACCGAGCCGGTCAATGGCGTGCAGCCCTACACGGCCACGCAGCTGCTGGGCCGCGACATCTACCTGCGCGAGGGCTGCTACAACTGCCACTCGCAGATGATCCGTCCGTTCCGCGCCGAGACGCTGCGCTATGGCCACTACTCCGTGGCCGGCGAGTTCGTCTATGACCACCCGTTCCAGTGGGGCAGCAAGCGCACGGGTCCCGACCTGCACCGCGTGGGCGGCAAGTACAGCGACGAGTGGCACCGCATCCACCTGAACAACCCGCGCGACGTGGTGCCGGAGTCCAACATGCCGGCCTACCCGTGGCTGGAGAAGACCGCGGTGGACCCGTCCGTCGCCGCGCCCCGCATGAAGGCCCTGCGCACCGTGGGCGTGCCCTACACCGACGAGCAGATCGCCGGTGCGGCCGATGAGGTCAAGGGCAAGACCGAGCTGGACGTGCTGGTGGCCTACCTGCAGGTCATGGGCCGCGCGCTCAAGTAA
- a CDS encoding CcoQ/FixQ family Cbb3-type cytochrome c oxidase assembly chaperone has translation MDITTVRIAATLISFALFLGILAWTFSRGNRSRFEEAAQLPFTEPDAPLNSFENEKNHE, from the coding sequence ATGGACATCACCACCGTCCGCATCGCCGCGACGCTGATCTCGTTCGCCCTGTTCCTCGGAATCCTGGCCTGGACGTTCTCCCGCGGCAACCGGTCCCGGTTCGAGGAGGCGGCGCAACTGCCGTTCACCGAGCCGGACGCTCCCCTGAATTCTTTCGAGAACGAGAAGAACCATGAGTGA
- the ccoP gene encoding cytochrome-c oxidase, cbb3-type subunit III, whose amino-acid sequence MSDFTHNFWSVYVVALTLGGIAGCLILLWITASKKVEPRADNTTGHVWDGDLTEMDNPMPRWWMWLFVITIVFGLGYLAAYPGLGRFSGQLGWSQRGEYENEMAKAKAELEPLYARFAAMSTEQAAASPEAMAIGERLFMNNCAQCHGSDARGSKGFPNLADNDWLHGGAPANIRETIEKGRIGTMPPMAAAVGSAEDVRNLAHYVLSLSGSPHDSLRASLGKSKFTVCAACHGMDGKGNTALGAPNLTDDIWLHGWGEGAITAMVNHGKVNQMPAQAGKLTDAQIGVLTAYVWGLSNKPGANTAAAAPAN is encoded by the coding sequence ATGAGTGACTTCACCCACAATTTCTGGTCGGTGTACGTCGTCGCACTGACCCTCGGCGGCATCGCCGGCTGTCTCATCCTGCTGTGGATCACCGCGAGCAAGAAGGTCGAGCCGCGCGCCGACAACACCACGGGCCACGTCTGGGACGGCGACCTCACCGAGATGGACAACCCCATGCCGCGCTGGTGGATGTGGCTGTTCGTCATCACCATCGTGTTCGGCCTGGGCTACTTGGCCGCCTATCCAGGCCTGGGCCGCTTCAGCGGCCAGCTGGGCTGGTCGCAGCGCGGCGAGTACGAGAACGAAATGGCCAAGGCGAAAGCCGAGCTGGAGCCGCTCTATGCGCGCTTCGCCGCGATGAGCACCGAGCAGGCCGCCGCCAGCCCCGAGGCCATGGCCATCGGCGAGCGCCTGTTCATGAACAACTGCGCGCAGTGCCACGGCTCCGATGCGCGCGGCAGCAAGGGCTTCCCGAACCTGGCCGACAACGACTGGCTGCACGGCGGCGCGCCCGCCAACATCCGCGAGACGATCGAGAAGGGCCGCATCGGCACCATGCCCCCCATGGCGGCGGCCGTCGGTTCGGCCGAGGACGTGCGCAACCTCGCGCACTACGTGCTGAGCCTGTCGGGCAGCCCGCACGATTCGCTGCGCGCCTCGCTGGGCAAGTCCAAGTTCACGGTGTGCGCGGCCTGCCATGGCATGGACGGCAAGGGCAACACCGCGCTGGGCGCGCCCAACCTGACCGATGACATCTGGCTCCACGGCTGGGGCGAGGGCGCCATCACCGCCATGGTCAACCACGGCAAGGTGAACCAGATGCCCGCCCAGGCCGGCAAGCTCACCGACGCGCAGATCGGCGTGCTGACCGCCTATGTCTGGGGCCTGTCGAACAAGCCGGGCGCGAACACCGCCGCGGCGGCCCCGGCGAACTGA
- the ccoG gene encoding cytochrome c oxidase accessory protein CcoG, producing MKPPDGKPRKVIPIAPAPADGASAQAEVVSLYEAQKKIYPRSIAGVFARWRWAMVAFTQLVFYGLPWLQWGERQMVLFDLGARRFYLFGLVLYPQDFIYLTGLLIISALALFLFTAVAGRLWCGFSCPQTVYTEMFMWIEHKVEGDRSARLRLDNGPWTFEKLRKKGLKQFLWIAVSAWTGFTFVGYFVPIRELGTELMALQGSWQLFWVVFYGFATYGNAGFLREQVCKYMCPYARFQSAMFDKDTLIVTYDEVRGEPRGPRNKSVDHRARGLGDCIDCTLCVQVCPVGIDIRNGLQYECIGCGLCVDACNTVMDKMKYPRGLIRYSTQNGVANRWTQSQMLRRVLRPRVLIYTAVLVALSVGMLTSLALRTPLKVDVVRDRAALSRIVAGGRLENVYSLQIMNATEAPQRYRIAASGLEGLAVASEAEVEIGAAQSRWVAVRLQIPYGSAAPGSHPVAFEVQALETKAHVKEKSIFLVPR from the coding sequence ATGAAGCCCCCTGACGGAAAGCCGCGCAAGGTCATTCCGATCGCCCCTGCCCCGGCGGACGGCGCATCGGCACAGGCCGAAGTCGTCTCCCTCTACGAAGCCCAGAAGAAGATCTACCCGAGGTCCATCGCCGGCGTATTCGCGCGCTGGCGGTGGGCCATGGTCGCCTTCACGCAGCTGGTGTTCTACGGGCTGCCGTGGCTGCAGTGGGGAGAGCGGCAGATGGTGCTGTTCGACCTGGGCGCGCGGCGCTTCTACCTGTTCGGCCTGGTGCTGTACCCGCAGGACTTCATCTACCTGACGGGACTGCTCATCATCTCGGCGCTCGCGCTCTTCCTGTTCACCGCGGTGGCCGGGCGGCTGTGGTGCGGCTTCTCGTGTCCGCAGACCGTCTATACCGAGATGTTCATGTGGATCGAGCACAAGGTCGAGGGTGACCGGAGCGCGCGCCTGCGGCTGGACAACGGTCCCTGGACCTTCGAGAAGCTCCGCAAGAAGGGCCTGAAGCAGTTCCTGTGGATCGCGGTGTCGGCCTGGACGGGTTTCACCTTCGTGGGCTACTTCGTGCCGATCCGCGAGCTGGGCACCGAGTTGATGGCGCTGCAGGGATCCTGGCAGCTCTTCTGGGTGGTGTTCTACGGTTTCGCCACCTATGGCAACGCCGGCTTCCTGCGTGAGCAGGTCTGCAAGTACATGTGCCCGTACGCGCGCTTCCAGAGCGCGATGTTCGACAAGGACACCCTGATCGTCACGTACGACGAAGTGCGCGGCGAGCCGCGCGGCCCGCGCAACAAGTCGGTGGACCACCGCGCCAGGGGCCTGGGGGATTGCATCGACTGCACGCTGTGCGTGCAGGTCTGCCCCGTGGGCATCGACATCCGCAACGGCCTGCAGTACGAATGCATCGGCTGCGGCCTGTGCGTGGATGCGTGCAACACCGTGATGGACAAGATGAAGTACCCGCGCGGGCTGATCCGCTACTCCACGCAGAACGGTGTGGCGAACCGCTGGACGCAGTCGCAGATGCTGCGCCGCGTGCTGCGGCCGCGCGTGCTCATCTACACGGCCGTGCTGGTGGCGCTCAGCGTCGGCATGCTCACGAGCCTGGCGCTGCGCACGCCGCTCAAGGTGGACGTGGTGCGCGACCGCGCGGCGCTCTCGCGCATCGTGGCGGGCGGGCGGCTGGAGAACGTGTACAGCCTGCAGATCATGAATGCCACCGAGGCGCCCCAGCGCTACCGCATCGCGGCGTCCGGACTGGAAGGGCTGGCTGTCGCTTCGGAGGCCGAGGTGGAGATCGGCGCCGCGCAATCGCGCTGGGTGGCGGTGCGGCTGCAGATTCCGTACGGCTCGGCCGCGCCGGGCTCGCACCCGGTGGCCTTCGAGGTGCAGGCCCTGGAGACGAAGGCCCACGTGAAGGAGAAATCCATCTTCCTCGTGCCGCGCTGA
- a CDS encoding FixH family protein, with product MANKTTSAAAAAQPWWKFGHVWMVIAGPAIVVVAGTATAWLAVRQPDPVVAEDYYRQGIEINRTLERERARSSAMEPAMKARNHAATPAEDQPR from the coding sequence ATGGCGAACAAGACGACATCGGCCGCCGCGGCGGCCCAGCCCTGGTGGAAGTTCGGCCACGTGTGGATGGTGATCGCCGGGCCCGCGATCGTGGTGGTCGCCGGCACGGCGACGGCATGGCTCGCCGTGCGGCAGCCCGATCCGGTGGTGGCGGAAGACTATTACCGCCAGGGCATCGAGATCAACCGCACGCTGGAGCGCGAGCGCGCGCGCTCCTCCGCGATGGAGCCGGCGATGAAGGCGCGCAACCACGCGGCCACGCCGGCCGAGGACCAGCCCCGCTGA
- the fnr gene encoding fumarate/nitrate reduction transcriptional regulator Fnr has translation MNPHTIKVACSNCNLRELCMPLGLNEQQLQRIDDIVATRRKVKRGGTLFRNGEAFTSLFAIRTGFFKTCVATEDGRDQVTGFQMAGEIIGLDGIVSDHHTCDAVALEDAEVCVMPFERIEELSREVTALQHHVHKIMSREIVREHGVMLLLGSMRAEERLAAFLLNLVQRLHARGFSQSELVLRMTREEIGSYLGLKLETVSRTFSKFVEEGIVEVKQRHVRIVEPDALKRIVNSQACN, from the coding sequence ATGAATCCGCACACCATCAAGGTCGCCTGCTCGAACTGCAACCTGCGCGAGCTCTGCATGCCGCTGGGCCTGAACGAGCAGCAGCTGCAGCGCATCGATGACATCGTCGCCACGCGCCGCAAGGTCAAGCGCGGCGGCACGCTGTTCCGCAACGGCGAGGCCTTCACGTCGCTCTTCGCCATCCGCACGGGCTTCTTCAAGACCTGCGTGGCCACCGAGGACGGACGCGACCAGGTGACGGGCTTCCAGATGGCCGGCGAGATCATCGGGCTCGACGGCATCGTCAGCGACCACCACACCTGCGACGCCGTGGCGCTGGAGGACGCCGAGGTGTGCGTCATGCCCTTCGAGCGCATCGAGGAGCTGTCGCGCGAGGTCACGGCCCTGCAGCACCATGTCCACAAGATCATGAGCCGCGAGATCGTGCGCGAGCACGGCGTGATGCTGCTGCTGGGCAGCATGCGCGCCGAGGAGCGCCTCGCGGCCTTCCTGCTCAACCTCGTGCAGCGCCTGCATGCGCGGGGCTTCTCGCAGTCCGAACTGGTGCTGCGCATGACCCGCGAGGAGATCGGCAGCTACCTGGGCCTCAAGCTGGAGACCGTGAGCCGCACGTTCTCGAAATTCGTCGAGGAAGGCATCGTCGAGGTCAAGCAGCGGCACGTGCGCATCGTCGAGCCGGATGCGCTGAAGCGGATCGTGAACAGCCAGGCATGTAACTGA